Proteins from one Streptosporangium becharense genomic window:
- a CDS encoding BTAD domain-containing putative transcriptional regulator translates to MRFQVLGSVGVYDDDGTPVDLRGPRQRAVLARLLIAQGAVVSTDTLIEDLYDGSPPASALSTLQSYMSNLRRVIEPERVRHAPPQVLIGRQPGYLLAAADVDALEFAELVNRSEFRSPDEALASLDRALRLWRGVPYGEFADRTWAVTEVHRLGELRLVAVERRAQALLDLGRPQPVINELEVETLDHPLRERLWCLLALALYRTGRQADALAVLRRAREVLAEQLGLDPGPELRALEEDILRQVESLDPVRATAVLLAAAPSAQRRVVLGRERQFAALQSLLDRGGTAVAAVTGEAGIGKTFLLEAFRDHCADLGYLVLWGSCHDIHGAPPLWPWFQVLGALAQHHPPPDRPALAGLLDDEKPSGSTEAARLRRNQAVAEWLITAARTQPLVVVLDDLHWADPASLELLKDVIMLTGRPAGNATLKIVTAFRDTAFQGTAFRGTAAHAPVPDGGCGLSADDMLARLVPYDLHPIRLRGLDADAVRSIAANMGAEVDEPTALRLADRTGGNPYFVRESVRLLAEGRPLSEVPDAVVKVIRQRIGALAPQVGEVLGIAAVIGRDFDPGIVAEVCQSEVYGPLDQAAQAGLIVPHAGRMVFTHDLVCETLIRDIPPLRKAIIHRDVMAALSRRPGIDVAVIAHHAVEAGHAAYGEAVRWARAAAEQASLRLAYDEAAMWWSRAIAAHGASAGDATDHLELLLRHVQALLESGDAIGARWARGEAIRAADRAGAGPESTARALTALDAPSIWTLRNPYEPVDLRLVHRFESALRELPDTDGPERARLLGGLAQELYDGTDDPHRAALSSEAIDMARRLGDPRLLLQMLNARYLSLPAFAAHATEPLEIAAEMLETAVRAEEPGFELLAQMIFSHHRMEMFDLAGADRAAARCDAMLERLPLPWPRFQHTVWQANRLVLAGRFDDAEARYDEAERQAERIGMWHAGAVVTAGRIFLRYHRGTLAGAGTLVNVIAGIHPSADRDLRVLLLCEQGRAGEARELVSDGWPPRVRDWSWLTMTCLQGAAQAAVGDVTACRVTYAELLPYSGYISVSSAVATLGPVDWFLARLASATGHHDAAARHLATLARLADRNGLPWWRDRAEVAARALPTRPCDRRQEWYANVR, encoded by the coding sequence GTGAGATTCCAGGTCCTGGGCTCGGTGGGGGTCTACGACGACGACGGAACCCCCGTGGACCTGCGCGGACCGCGTCAGCGCGCGGTGCTCGCCCGGCTCCTGATCGCACAGGGGGCCGTGGTCTCCACGGACACCCTCATCGAGGACCTGTACGACGGGTCGCCGCCGGCGAGTGCGTTGTCGACGTTGCAGTCGTACATGTCCAATCTGCGCCGGGTGATCGAGCCCGAGCGCGTCCGGCACGCCCCGCCGCAGGTGCTCATCGGGCGGCAGCCCGGCTACCTGCTCGCCGCCGCGGACGTCGACGCGCTCGAATTCGCCGAACTGGTCAACCGCTCGGAGTTCCGGTCGCCCGACGAGGCGCTGGCGTCCCTGGACAGGGCACTGCGGCTCTGGCGCGGCGTGCCGTACGGCGAGTTCGCCGACAGGACGTGGGCCGTCACGGAGGTCCACCGGCTCGGTGAGCTGCGTCTGGTCGCCGTCGAGCGGCGTGCCCAGGCGCTGCTGGACCTCGGCCGCCCGCAGCCCGTGATCAACGAGCTGGAGGTGGAGACGCTCGATCACCCGCTGCGTGAGCGGCTGTGGTGCCTGCTCGCCCTGGCGCTGTACCGCACCGGGCGCCAGGCCGACGCGCTGGCCGTGCTGCGCCGGGCCCGGGAGGTGCTCGCCGAGCAGCTCGGCCTCGACCCCGGTCCCGAACTGCGGGCCCTGGAGGAGGACATCCTCCGGCAGGTCGAGTCGCTGGACCCGGTGCGCGCCACCGCGGTGCTCCTGGCCGCGGCGCCGTCCGCGCAGCGGCGGGTCGTCCTCGGCCGGGAGCGGCAGTTCGCGGCGCTGCAGTCGCTGCTCGACAGGGGCGGCACGGCCGTCGCCGCGGTGACCGGTGAGGCCGGTATCGGCAAGACGTTCCTGCTTGAGGCGTTCCGCGACCACTGCGCCGACCTCGGCTACCTCGTGCTGTGGGGAAGCTGCCACGACATCCATGGCGCACCCCCGCTGTGGCCGTGGTTCCAGGTGCTGGGGGCGCTCGCCCAGCACCACCCGCCGCCCGACAGGCCGGCGCTGGCCGGCCTGCTCGACGACGAGAAACCTTCCGGCTCGACCGAGGCGGCGCGGCTGCGCCGGAACCAGGCCGTCGCCGAATGGCTGATCACGGCCGCGAGGACCCAGCCGCTGGTCGTCGTCCTGGACGACCTGCACTGGGCCGACCCGGCCTCGCTCGAACTGCTCAAAGACGTGATCATGCTGACCGGCAGGCCGGCGGGGAACGCCACCCTCAAGATCGTCACGGCGTTCCGGGACACGGCGTTCCAGGGCACCGCGTTCCGGGGCACGGCGGCGCACGCCCCCGTCCCGGACGGCGGGTGCGGCCTGTCCGCGGACGACATGCTGGCCCGCCTCGTCCCCTACGATCTGCATCCCATCCGCCTCCGCGGCCTCGACGCGGACGCCGTGCGGTCCATCGCGGCGAACATGGGAGCGGAGGTGGACGAACCCACCGCCCTGCGGCTGGCCGACCGTACCGGCGGCAACCCGTACTTCGTGCGGGAGAGCGTCCGCCTGCTCGCCGAGGGCCGCCCGCTGTCCGAGGTGCCCGACGCGGTGGTGAAGGTGATCCGCCAGCGGATCGGCGCGCTCGCCCCGCAGGTCGGGGAGGTGCTCGGGATCGCCGCCGTGATCGGCCGGGACTTCGACCCCGGGATCGTCGCGGAGGTCTGCCAGAGCGAGGTCTACGGCCCGCTGGACCAGGCGGCCCAGGCCGGGCTGATCGTTCCGCACGCCGGCCGGATGGTCTTCACCCACGACCTGGTCTGCGAGACCCTCATCCGCGACATCCCGCCGCTGCGCAAGGCGATCATCCACCGCGACGTGATGGCCGCCCTGTCCCGCCGGCCGGGTATCGACGTGGCCGTCATCGCCCACCACGCGGTCGAGGCCGGCCACGCCGCGTACGGCGAGGCGGTGCGCTGGGCCCGCGCCGCGGCCGAACAGGCGAGCCTGCGCCTGGCCTACGACGAGGCGGCCATGTGGTGGAGCCGGGCGATCGCCGCGCACGGCGCCTCCGCCGGCGACGCGACCGACCACCTGGAGCTGCTGCTGCGACACGTCCAGGCTCTGCTGGAGTCGGGAGACGCGATCGGCGCGAGGTGGGCCCGGGGGGAGGCCATCCGCGCCGCCGACCGCGCCGGAGCCGGACCCGAGTCGACCGCCCGGGCGCTCACCGCCCTCGACGCCCCCTCGATCTGGACGCTGCGCAACCCGTACGAGCCGGTGGATCTGCGGCTCGTGCACCGCTTCGAGTCGGCGCTGCGCGAGCTGCCCGACACCGACGGCCCCGAGCGGGCCCGCCTGCTCGGGGGCCTGGCCCAGGAGCTGTACGACGGGACGGACGATCCGCATCGCGCCGCCCTGTCGTCCGAGGCGATCGACATGGCCCGCCGGCTGGGCGACCCCCGCCTGCTGCTGCAGATGCTCAACGCGCGATACCTGTCGCTTCCGGCGTTCGCGGCGCACGCCACCGAACCGCTGGAGATCGCCGCCGAGATGCTCGAGACGGCCGTGCGCGCCGAGGAGCCGGGGTTCGAGCTGCTCGCACAGATGATCTTCAGTCACCACCGGATGGAGATGTTCGACCTGGCGGGTGCGGACCGGGCCGCCGCCCGCTGCGACGCCATGCTGGAGCGGCTGCCGCTGCCCTGGCCCCGTTTCCAGCACACCGTGTGGCAGGCCAACCGGCTGGTTCTGGCCGGCCGGTTCGACGACGCCGAAGCCCGCTACGACGAGGCCGAACGCCAGGCCGAACGGATCGGCATGTGGCACGCCGGCGCGGTGGTGACCGCCGGGCGTATCTTCCTGCGTTACCACCGCGGCACCCTGGCCGGGGCCGGGACGCTCGTCAACGTGATCGCCGGCATCCACCCCTCCGCCGACCGTGATCTGCGGGTCCTGCTGCTGTGCGAGCAGGGCCGGGCCGGGGAGGCGCGCGAGCTGGTGTCCGACGGCTGGCCCCCGCGGGTGCGGGACTGGTCGTGGCTGACCATGACCTGCCTGCAGGGTGCGGCCCAGGCGGCCGTCGGCGACGTGACGGCCTGCCGGGTCACCTACGCCGAACTGCTGCCCTACAGCGGATACATCTCGGTCAGCTCCGCCGTGGCCACATTGGGGCCCGTCGACTGGTTCCTGGCTCGGCTCGCCTCGGCCACGGGCCACCATGACGCCGCCGCCAGGCACCTCGCCACGCTGGCCCGCCTGGCGGACCGCAACGGGCTCCCCTGGTGGCGTGACCGTGCCGAGGTCGCGGCACGGGCGCTGCCGACACGCCCGTGCGACCGGCGACAGGAGTGGTACGCGAACGTCCGGTGA
- the cydB gene encoding cytochrome d ubiquinol oxidase subunit II, with protein sequence MELTTFWFAVIAFLWTGYFVLEGFDFGVGMLVPVLSRSEAERKQVLGTIGPVWDGNEVWLITAVGAMFAAFPAWYAGLLSEFYLPVMLVLVGLIVRGVGLEWRGKVQHSSDRAWCDTGVLVGSALPAFLWGAVFADLLRNSATAALAGGVFSLSLCLLHGAVFVALKTTGPVRARARRAALIAAVVAVPSAVVVLSGIPASGGSAAGQSGAVWVWACALTSVAALAAGVALTWRGRDGWAFAATASSIVLASAALFGALWPAPFPGLTVAEAASGPYTLGVLTWIGLIALPFVLGYQAWSYWVFRKRLTAGAS encoded by the coding sequence ATGGAACTGACCACCTTCTGGTTCGCGGTCATCGCGTTCCTCTGGACGGGCTACTTCGTGCTGGAGGGCTTCGACTTCGGTGTGGGCATGCTGGTGCCGGTGCTGTCGCGGAGCGAGGCCGAGCGCAAGCAGGTCCTCGGCACGATCGGCCCGGTCTGGGACGGCAACGAGGTCTGGCTGATCACCGCCGTCGGCGCGATGTTCGCCGCCTTCCCCGCCTGGTACGCCGGGCTGCTCAGCGAGTTCTACCTGCCGGTGATGCTGGTCCTGGTCGGGCTCATCGTCCGCGGCGTCGGCCTGGAGTGGCGCGGCAAGGTGCAGCACTCCTCCGACCGCGCGTGGTGCGACACCGGTGTCCTGGTCGGCAGCGCGCTGCCCGCCTTCCTGTGGGGTGCCGTCTTCGCCGACCTGCTGCGCAACAGCGCGACGGCCGCGCTGGCCGGAGGGGTCTTCTCACTGTCGCTGTGCCTGCTGCACGGGGCGGTCTTCGTCGCGCTCAAGACGACGGGCCCGGTGCGCGCTCGGGCCCGCCGCGCCGCGCTGATCGCCGCCGTGGTGGCGGTGCCCTCGGCGGTGGTGGTCCTGTCCGGCATCCCCGCCTCCGGCGGGTCCGCCGCAGGTCAGAGCGGCGCCGTGTGGGTGTGGGCGTGCGCGCTGACCTCGGTGGCGGCCCTGGCCGCCGGGGTCGCGCTGACCTGGCGCGGCCGGGACGGCTGGGCGTTCGCGGCGACCGCCTCGTCCATCGTGCTCGCCTCCGCCGCCCTGTTCGGGGCCCTGTGGCCCGCCCCGTTCCCCGGCCTCACCGTCGCCGAGGCCGCCTCCGGCCCGTACACCCTCGGCGTGCTGACCTGGATCGGCCTGATCGCGCTGCCGTTCGTGCTGGGTTACCAGGCGTGGTCGTACTGGGTCTTCCGCAAGCGCCTGACCGCCGGCGCCTCCTGA
- a CDS encoding cytochrome ubiquinol oxidase subunit I: protein MDALDLARWQFGITTVYHFLFVPLTIGLGVFVAGLQTAWHRTGKEHYLRLTKFFGKLFLINFAMGVVTGIVQEFQFGMNWSEYSIFVGDVFGAPLALEALLAFFLESTFIGLWIFGWDKLPKRVHLATIWIAVIGSNLSAYFILAANAWMKHPVGYEVVDGRARMTDLWAVLTNSTALAQVPHVIAGSFVVAGGFVLAVCGYNIMRERRAHPGETTPHGTHEAHGTRGTTSRALLPGGTGPARRDGAGIWRTPMRAALLMTAIAGALVAGTGDLSAKLLHEQQPMKLAAAEGLERDTAGAPFSPVPGVEVPMLLSFLATNDPNAVIQGTEDLQARFEKQFGPGDYRPNLPVVFWSFRVMIVFGLSTVGLSVLGLWLTRGRRRDPRPPREVPDWFARICLPALPLPPLAMIAGWLLSEVGRQPWTVQGELLTAASVSPGVSLTEVAVSLAVFTALYGALALAEVVLLVRYVKAGPEPTPVVPVPSPPSPRDSRDDDARLQPTLMY, encoded by the coding sequence ATGGACGCACTGGATCTGGCGCGGTGGCAGTTCGGGATCACCACCGTTTACCACTTTCTGTTCGTACCCCTGACGATCGGCCTCGGCGTCTTCGTGGCGGGTCTGCAGACCGCGTGGCACCGCACCGGCAAGGAGCACTACCTGCGGCTCACCAAGTTCTTCGGGAAGCTCTTCCTGATCAACTTCGCCATGGGCGTGGTGACCGGCATCGTGCAGGAGTTCCAGTTCGGGATGAACTGGAGCGAGTACTCGATCTTCGTCGGTGACGTCTTCGGTGCTCCGCTCGCCCTGGAGGCTCTGCTCGCGTTCTTCCTGGAGTCGACCTTCATCGGGCTGTGGATCTTCGGCTGGGACAAGCTGCCCAAGCGCGTCCACCTGGCCACCATCTGGATCGCGGTCATCGGGTCCAACCTGTCGGCGTACTTCATCCTCGCCGCCAACGCCTGGATGAAGCACCCGGTCGGCTACGAGGTGGTCGACGGCCGGGCCCGGATGACGGACCTGTGGGCGGTGCTCACCAACTCCACCGCGCTCGCCCAGGTGCCGCACGTGATCGCGGGGTCGTTCGTGGTCGCCGGCGGGTTCGTACTGGCGGTCTGCGGCTACAACATCATGCGCGAGCGCCGGGCCCACCCCGGTGAAACCACCCCGCACGGGACACACGAGGCACACGGCACGCGCGGGACCACCTCGCGTGCGCTCCTCCCCGGGGGCACCGGCCCGGCACGGCGCGACGGCGCGGGCATCTGGCGCACCCCGATGCGGGCCGCGCTGCTCATGACGGCGATCGCCGGGGCACTGGTCGCGGGCACCGGAGACCTGTCGGCCAAGCTGCTGCACGAGCAGCAGCCGATGAAGCTCGCCGCCGCCGAGGGGCTGGAGCGCGACACGGCCGGGGCCCCGTTCTCCCCCGTCCCGGGGGTGGAGGTGCCCATGCTGCTCAGCTTCCTGGCCACCAACGACCCGAACGCGGTGATCCAGGGCACCGAGGACCTGCAGGCCCGCTTCGAGAAGCAGTTCGGCCCCGGCGACTACCGGCCGAACCTGCCGGTGGTCTTCTGGTCCTTCCGCGTGATGATCGTCTTCGGCCTGTCCACGGTGGGCCTGTCGGTCCTCGGCCTCTGGCTGACCCGCGGGCGCCGCCGCGACCCACGCCCGCCGCGGGAGGTCCCGGACTGGTTCGCCCGGATCTGCCTGCCGGCGCTGCCGCTGCCGCCCCTGGCGATGATCGCCGGATGGCTGCTCAGCGAGGTCGGACGGCAGCCGTGGACCGTCCAGGGCGAGCTGCTCACCGCCGCGAGCGTCTCCCCCGGGGTCAGCCTCACCGAGGTGGCCGTCTCCCTGGCGGTCTTCACCGCGCTGTACGGCGCGCTCGCGCTGGCCGAGGTCGTGCTGCTGGTCCGCTACGTCAAGGCGGGCCCCGAGCCCACCCCCGTGGTGCCCGTCCCGTCGCCGCCGTCGCCCCGCGACAGCCGGGACGACGACGCCCGGCTCCAGCCGACCCTGATGTACTAG
- a CDS encoding polysaccharide deacetylase family protein has product MASVITWTTRAAAAITALVVSAGCAAAGDSGPDGGPGPGGDAAKPGASAGASGSGKGRGDRTGPAGPPGVVPRAGEVRRIPRPADGLPPVISSIPTERKVVFLTIDDGWEQDPGFVAQVRDRRIPIAAFVTRDAVEARGASDPTAQGGRFLGAGKWDYVRELREAGATIENHTLTHPNLPLLGYEGQKAEICGTSTLIRRRVGTTPTLFRPPFGNQNSLTRKAAKACGIEALLLWTATVQPGGKIAYQVPDKKLRPGDVLLLHFRPNLSRDFRILVNKIKRRGFELGNLDAYLKAALR; this is encoded by the coding sequence ATGGCATCGGTGATCACCTGGACGACCAGAGCGGCGGCTGCGATCACAGCGCTGGTGGTGAGCGCGGGGTGTGCCGCGGCGGGAGACAGCGGGCCGGACGGCGGGCCCGGGCCGGGCGGGGACGCCGCGAAGCCGGGAGCCTCGGCCGGCGCCTCCGGCTCGGGCAAGGGACGCGGCGACCGGACCGGTCCGGCGGGCCCACCGGGAGTGGTGCCGCGAGCGGGTGAGGTGAGGAGGATCCCCCGCCCCGCCGACGGCCTGCCACCGGTGATCAGTTCCATTCCCACCGAGCGGAAGGTCGTCTTCCTGACCATCGACGACGGCTGGGAGCAGGACCCCGGTTTCGTGGCGCAGGTCCGCGACCGGCGGATCCCCATCGCGGCCTTCGTCACCCGGGACGCGGTGGAGGCCAGAGGTGCGAGCGACCCGACCGCCCAGGGAGGCAGGTTCCTGGGCGCCGGTAAGTGGGACTACGTGCGGGAGCTGCGCGAGGCGGGTGCGACGATCGAGAACCACACCCTGACCCATCCCAACCTGCCGCTGCTCGGTTACGAGGGGCAGAAGGCCGAGATCTGCGGCACCTCCACGCTGATCCGCCGGCGCGTCGGGACGACGCCGACCCTGTTCCGCCCGCCGTTCGGCAACCAGAACAGCCTCACCCGCAAGGCCGCGAAGGCGTGCGGCATCGAGGCGCTCCTGCTGTGGACGGCGACCGTGCAGCCGGGTGGGAAGATCGCCTACCAGGTGCCCGACAAGAAGCTCCGTCCCGGGGACGTGCTGCTGCTGCACTTCCGCCCGAACCTCTCACGGGACTTCCGCATCCTCGTCAACAAGATCAAGCGACGGGGATTCGAGCTCGGCAACCTCGACGCCTACCTGAAGGCCGCGCTGCGCTGA